One genomic region from Phragmites australis chromosome 1, lpPhrAust1.1, whole genome shotgun sequence encodes:
- the LOC133922009 gene encoding katanin p80 WD40 repeat-containing subunit B1 homolog KTN80.2-like isoform X1 gives MFRTHPRRSTHLVFTALPEQRKKRRRSTSLSFLASQLPCSTDHSDPNPSPTRHRRRQRDDPTTIALAGEPAGGLDWWGTGEGEPEEMNPEKRGYKLQEFVAHDAEVRSLAIGKKSSRMFITGGNDRKVNLWAIGKQTPLLSLSGHTGSVECVQFDSAEVLVLAGSSNGSIKLWDLEEAKVVRSLTGHRSSCTAVEFHPFGEFFASGSSDTDLKIWDIKKKGCIHTYKGHRGAIRRIRFTPDGRWVVTGGDDNIVKVWDLTAGKLLHDFKFHSGQIHCIDFHPQEFLLATGSADRTVKFWDLETFELIGSAGPEGTSVRSMVFHPDGKALFCGLDQSLKVFSWEPVRCHDDVDMGWSHLADLSIYEGKLLGCSYHEHRVGLWVADISLIGPYALGVLPKANFFSELVHSMDDNPVKPIDSTANSSPALAMAHPKNSYKVKELGIAESRVRGSHLTPANTDKIKKDRSSTIPRRPDSSFKSSIQSSTPMRRMKLVDSPSTNPKTVERNFGQRDNSLTSRIGITNNSSTIKEGHLTESALVKDIYTTSQAVSAPVVVPRDILEDKTVGSICRGTGGTATVPDDFQGAVHTRKPSLSGGAADSDSSVRSLLTEPDVCSEGLSGLKFSFGLTPYYKKEEYGAADKEHITEIAEKMDKSVSLEHPLQSNDDKSFESPCSTTETARVKYVRGVAVPLGKTKSLVERWEKREVSSIDCSPQTSSCGDREVRSDSPPSHLAEPSQTYEKDLSTDEVMTPINLARNHDKFINAVKLRLTKLEMLRHVFEQSGIKGAIAAMSKLPDNAVQADVVSALRGKLDLFNLEIFSSSLPVLAGLLSSKTERHATVSLEMLLDLIKIFGPVIHSTLSANSTVGVDIQAEQRLQRCTRCFNHLQKIRQVLHPLIMRGGQQAQLAQELSLSLQDLVVI, from the exons ATGTTCCGCACCCACCCACGCCGCTCCACACACCTCGTTTTCACTGCCCTGCcggaacaaagaaaaaaaaggcgaAGAAGCACTTCGCTCTCGTTCCTCGCCAGCCAACTCCCTTGCTCCACAGACCACTCGGATCCCAATCCGAGTCCTACTCGTCATCGCCGACGACAACGCGACGACCCCACCACCATCGCTCTCGCGGGCGAGCCAGCCGGCGGCTTGGACTGGTGGGGGACTGGGGAAGGGGAGCCAGAGGAGATGAACCCCGAGAAGCGCGGCTACAAGCTCC AGGAGTTCGTGGCACACGATGCTGAAGTGAGGTCCCTAGCCATCGGCAAGAAATCGAGCCGTATGTTCATCACCGGTGGCAATGATCGCAAGGTCAACCTGTGGGCCATTGGCAAGCAAACTCCACTTCTG AGCTTGTCAGGCCACACAGGCTCGGTGGAGTGTGTGCAGTTTGATTCAGCAGAGGTGCTTGTGCTTGCTGGCTCATCAAATGGCTCCATCAAGCTCTGGGACTTAGAGGAAGCTAAAG TTGTGCGGTCTCTCACTGGGCACAGATCGAGTTGTACTGCTGTTGAATTCCATCCATTCGGCGAGTTTTTTGCATCTGGTTCGTCAGATACAGATCTTAAGATATGGGATATAAAGAAAAAAGGATGCATTCACACATATAAGGGTCACAGAGGAGCAATTAGAAGAATCAGGTTTACCCCTGATGGACGATGGGTTGTCACCGGAGGGGATGATAACATTGTGAAGGTGTGGGATCTGACAGCTGGAAAGCTTCTACATGATTTCAAGTTTCACAGCGGACAAATCCACTGCATTGATTTTCATCCTCAAGAATTTTTGCTTGCAACAG GCTCAGCTGATCGGACAGTGAAATTTTGGGATCTTGAAACTTTTGAATTGATAGGTTCTGCTGGACCCGAG GGTACCAGTGTACGTTCTATGGTCTTTCACCCAGATGGTAAAGCCCTTTTCTGTGGATTAGATCAAAGCTTAAAG GTATTCTCTTGGGAACCAGTTAGATGCCATGACGATGTTGACATGGGGTGGAGCCATTTGGCTGACCTTAGTATTTATGAAGGGAAACTCTTGGGATGCTCCTACCATGAACACCGTGTTGGTCTATGGGTTGCTGATATATCA CTCATTGGACCTTATGCTCTTGGTGTTTTGCCCAAAGCAAATTTTTTCTCTGAGCTTGTGCATTCTATGGATGATAATCCTGTGAAACCAATTGATAGCACTGCAAATTCCAGTCCTGCTTTAGCAATGGCACATCCAAAAAATTCATACAAAGTCAAGGAGTTGGGGATTG CTGAAAGCAGAGTTCGTGGCTCACATTTGACTCCAGCAAATACAGATAAGATCAAGAAAGATAGGAGCAGTACTATTCCACGAAGACCTGATTCATCTTTCAAATCATCTATTCAGAGTTCTACTCCAATGAGGCGTATGAAGCTTGTTGATAGTCCTTCTACCAATCCAAAAACGGTGGAACGTAATTTTGGACAGAGGGACAACTCATTAACATCTCGTATAGGAATAACTAATAATTCTTCAACTATTAAGGAAGGCCATCTTACAGAGTCAGCATTGGTGAAAGATATTTACACTACGTCACAGGctgtttctgcacctgttgttgTACCGAGAGATATTTTAGAGGACAAAACAGTAGGCAGTATTTGTAGAGGAACTGGAGGCACAGCTACAGTCCCAGATGATTTTCAGGGTGCTGTTCACACAAGAAAACCCTCACTTAGTGGTGGTGCTGCTGATAGTGATAGCTCAGTAAGATCCTTGCTCACTGAACCTGATGTTTGCTCAGAGGGTTTGTCTGGCCTAAAATTCTCCTTTGGACTAACTCCGTAttacaagaaagaagaataTGGCGCTGCAGATAAAGAACATATTACAGAAATAGCAGAAAAGATGGACAAATCAGTGTCGCTAGAGCATCCTCTGCAGTCAAATGATGATAAGT CCTTTGAATCACCATGCTCAACGACAGAAACAGCCAGGGTCAAATATGTCAGAGGAG TTGCTGTGCCACTGGGAAAAACAAAGTCTCTTGTTGAGAGGTGGGAAAAGAGAGAAGTTTCTAGCATTGATTGTTCACCACAAACCAGTTCTTGTGGCGACCGGGAAGTGAGAAGTGACAGCCCTCCGTCCCATTTG GCAGAACCAAGTCAGACATATGAAAAGGACTTGTCAACCGATGAGGTGATGACTCCTATCAATTTAGCGCGGAACCATGACAAGTTCATAAATGCTGTAAAACTTCGGCTGACAAAACTAGAG ATGTTGCGGCATGTCTTTGAGCAAAGTGGTATTAAAGGAGCAATTGCTGCAATGTCAAAGCTGCCTGACAATGCT GTTCAAGCTGATGTTGTTAGTGCTCTCAGAGGCAAGCTTGACCTTTTCAACCTGGAGATTTTCTCAAGCTCTCTGCCTGTTCTTGCAGGGTTACTGAGCAGCAAGACTGAAAG GCATGCTACGGTTTCCTTGGAAATGTTGTTGGATCTTATAAAGATTTTTGGACCAGTTATTCATTCAACATTATCAGCAAATTCAACCGTTGGAGTTGATATTCAGGCTGAGCAGAG GTTGCAGCGTTGCACACGGTGTTTTAACCATCTGCAAAAGATTCGACAAGTTCTACATCCATTGATTAT GCGGGGTGGTCAACAAGCACAACTTGCTCAAGAACTAAGTCTTTCTTTGCAAGACTTGGTGGTTATCTAA
- the LOC133922009 gene encoding katanin p80 WD40 repeat-containing subunit B1 homolog KTN80.1-like isoform X2, whose protein sequence is MFRTHPRRSTHLVFTALPEQRKKRRRSTSLSFLASQLPCSTDHSDPNPSPTRHRRRQRDDPTTIALAGEPAGGLDWWGTGEGEPEEMNPEKRGYKLQEFVAHDAEVRSLAIGKKSSRMFITGGNDRKVNLWAIGKQTPLLSLSGHTGSVECVQFDSAEVLVLAGSSNGSIKLWDLEEAKVVRSLTGHRSSCTAVEFHPFGEFFASGSSDTDLKIWDIKKKGCIHTYKGHRGAIRRIRFTPDGRWVVTGGDDNIVKVWDLTAGKLLHDFKFHSGQIHCIDFHPQEFLLATGSADRTVKFWDLETFELIGSAGPEGTSVRSMVFHPDGKALFCGLDQSLKVFSWEPVRCHDDVDMGWSHLADLSIYEGKLLGCSYHEHRVGLWVADISLIGPYALGVLPKANFFSELVHSMDDNPVKPIDSTANSSPALAMAHPKNSYKVKELGIAESRVRGSHLTPANTDKIKKDRSSTIPRRPDSSFKSSIQSSTPMRRMKLVDSPSTNPKTVERNFGQRDNSLTSRIGITNNSSTIKEGHLTESALVKDIYTTSQAVSAPVVVPRDILEDKTVGSICRGTGGTATVPDDFQGAVHTRKPSLSGGAADSDSSKEEYGAADKEHITEIAEKMDKSVSLEHPLQSNDDKSFESPCSTTETARVKYVRGVAVPLGKTKSLVERWEKREVSSIDCSPQTSSCGDREVRSDSPPSHLAEPSQTYEKDLSTDEVMTPINLARNHDKFINAVKLRLTKLEMLRHVFEQSGIKGAIAAMSKLPDNAVQADVVSALRGKLDLFNLEIFSSSLPVLAGLLSSKTERHATVSLEMLLDLIKIFGPVIHSTLSANSTVGVDIQAEQRLQRCTRCFNHLQKIRQVLHPLIMRGGQQAQLAQELSLSLQDLVVI, encoded by the exons ATGTTCCGCACCCACCCACGCCGCTCCACACACCTCGTTTTCACTGCCCTGCcggaacaaagaaaaaaaaggcgaAGAAGCACTTCGCTCTCGTTCCTCGCCAGCCAACTCCCTTGCTCCACAGACCACTCGGATCCCAATCCGAGTCCTACTCGTCATCGCCGACGACAACGCGACGACCCCACCACCATCGCTCTCGCGGGCGAGCCAGCCGGCGGCTTGGACTGGTGGGGGACTGGGGAAGGGGAGCCAGAGGAGATGAACCCCGAGAAGCGCGGCTACAAGCTCC AGGAGTTCGTGGCACACGATGCTGAAGTGAGGTCCCTAGCCATCGGCAAGAAATCGAGCCGTATGTTCATCACCGGTGGCAATGATCGCAAGGTCAACCTGTGGGCCATTGGCAAGCAAACTCCACTTCTG AGCTTGTCAGGCCACACAGGCTCGGTGGAGTGTGTGCAGTTTGATTCAGCAGAGGTGCTTGTGCTTGCTGGCTCATCAAATGGCTCCATCAAGCTCTGGGACTTAGAGGAAGCTAAAG TTGTGCGGTCTCTCACTGGGCACAGATCGAGTTGTACTGCTGTTGAATTCCATCCATTCGGCGAGTTTTTTGCATCTGGTTCGTCAGATACAGATCTTAAGATATGGGATATAAAGAAAAAAGGATGCATTCACACATATAAGGGTCACAGAGGAGCAATTAGAAGAATCAGGTTTACCCCTGATGGACGATGGGTTGTCACCGGAGGGGATGATAACATTGTGAAGGTGTGGGATCTGACAGCTGGAAAGCTTCTACATGATTTCAAGTTTCACAGCGGACAAATCCACTGCATTGATTTTCATCCTCAAGAATTTTTGCTTGCAACAG GCTCAGCTGATCGGACAGTGAAATTTTGGGATCTTGAAACTTTTGAATTGATAGGTTCTGCTGGACCCGAG GGTACCAGTGTACGTTCTATGGTCTTTCACCCAGATGGTAAAGCCCTTTTCTGTGGATTAGATCAAAGCTTAAAG GTATTCTCTTGGGAACCAGTTAGATGCCATGACGATGTTGACATGGGGTGGAGCCATTTGGCTGACCTTAGTATTTATGAAGGGAAACTCTTGGGATGCTCCTACCATGAACACCGTGTTGGTCTATGGGTTGCTGATATATCA CTCATTGGACCTTATGCTCTTGGTGTTTTGCCCAAAGCAAATTTTTTCTCTGAGCTTGTGCATTCTATGGATGATAATCCTGTGAAACCAATTGATAGCACTGCAAATTCCAGTCCTGCTTTAGCAATGGCACATCCAAAAAATTCATACAAAGTCAAGGAGTTGGGGATTG CTGAAAGCAGAGTTCGTGGCTCACATTTGACTCCAGCAAATACAGATAAGATCAAGAAAGATAGGAGCAGTACTATTCCACGAAGACCTGATTCATCTTTCAAATCATCTATTCAGAGTTCTACTCCAATGAGGCGTATGAAGCTTGTTGATAGTCCTTCTACCAATCCAAAAACGGTGGAACGTAATTTTGGACAGAGGGACAACTCATTAACATCTCGTATAGGAATAACTAATAATTCTTCAACTATTAAGGAAGGCCATCTTACAGAGTCAGCATTGGTGAAAGATATTTACACTACGTCACAGGctgtttctgcacctgttgttgTACCGAGAGATATTTTAGAGGACAAAACAGTAGGCAGTATTTGTAGAGGAACTGGAGGCACAGCTACAGTCCCAGATGATTTTCAGGGTGCTGTTCACACAAGAAAACCCTCACTTAGTGGTGGTGCTGCTGATAGTGATAGCTCA aaagaagaataTGGCGCTGCAGATAAAGAACATATTACAGAAATAGCAGAAAAGATGGACAAATCAGTGTCGCTAGAGCATCCTCTGCAGTCAAATGATGATAAGT CCTTTGAATCACCATGCTCAACGACAGAAACAGCCAGGGTCAAATATGTCAGAGGAG TTGCTGTGCCACTGGGAAAAACAAAGTCTCTTGTTGAGAGGTGGGAAAAGAGAGAAGTTTCTAGCATTGATTGTTCACCACAAACCAGTTCTTGTGGCGACCGGGAAGTGAGAAGTGACAGCCCTCCGTCCCATTTG GCAGAACCAAGTCAGACATATGAAAAGGACTTGTCAACCGATGAGGTGATGACTCCTATCAATTTAGCGCGGAACCATGACAAGTTCATAAATGCTGTAAAACTTCGGCTGACAAAACTAGAG ATGTTGCGGCATGTCTTTGAGCAAAGTGGTATTAAAGGAGCAATTGCTGCAATGTCAAAGCTGCCTGACAATGCT GTTCAAGCTGATGTTGTTAGTGCTCTCAGAGGCAAGCTTGACCTTTTCAACCTGGAGATTTTCTCAAGCTCTCTGCCTGTTCTTGCAGGGTTACTGAGCAGCAAGACTGAAAG GCATGCTACGGTTTCCTTGGAAATGTTGTTGGATCTTATAAAGATTTTTGGACCAGTTATTCATTCAACATTATCAGCAAATTCAACCGTTGGAGTTGATATTCAGGCTGAGCAGAG GTTGCAGCGTTGCACACGGTGTTTTAACCATCTGCAAAAGATTCGACAAGTTCTACATCCATTGATTAT GCGGGGTGGTCAACAAGCACAACTTGCTCAAGAACTAAGTCTTTCTTTGCAAGACTTGGTGGTTATCTAA
- the LOC133922027 gene encoding secretory carrier-associated membrane protein 2, whose product MARRYDRNPFEEDDVNPFAGGSVPPASNSRMPPLPHEPAGFYNDRVATVDIPLDSTKDLSKMEKELQAKEAELNKRERELKRREEAAARAGIVIEEKNWPPFLPIIHHDISNEIPIHLQRMQYLAFSSLLGLTACLFWNIIATTAAWIKGEGVMIWLLAIIYFISGVPGAYVLWYRPLYNAMRTESALKFGWFFLFYLLHILFCVWSAVAPPFPFKGKSLAGILPAIDVIGNSAIVGIFYFIGFGLFCLESLLSIVVIQQVYTYFRGSGKAAEMKHEAARGAMRNAF is encoded by the exons ATGGCGAGGAGGTACGACCGCAACCCGTTCGAGGAGGACGACGTCAACCCCTTCGCG GGAGGAAGTGTACCTCCTGCTTCTAATTCTCGGATGCCACCTCTTCCTCATGAACCAGCGGGCTTCTATAATGATCGTGTTGCCACAGTGGACATACCTCTTGATTCAACTAAG GACCTAAGTAAAATGGAGAAAGAACTGCAGGCAAAGGAGGCTGAGCTAAACAAACGGGAAAGG GAACTGAAAAGAAGGGAGGAAGCTGCAGCCAGAG CTGGTATTGTCATCGAGGAGAAAAACTGGCCACCCTTTTTGCCCATTATTCATCACGACATTTCAAACGAGATACCAATTCACCTACAAAGGATGCAGTACCTGGCATTTTCTTCACTGTTGG GATTGACAGCCTGTCTTTTTTGGAACATCATTGCAACTACAGCAGCATGGATTAAAGGAGAAG GTGTTATGATCTGGTTGCTAGCCATTATCTACTTCATCTCAGGTGTCCCTGGGGCCTATGTGCTATGGTATCGCCCACTTTATAATGCGATGAG GACTGAAAGTGCTTTGAAGTTTGGGTGGTTTTTCTTGTTTTACCTG CTCCATATACTATTCTGCGTCTGGTCAGCTGTGGCTCCTCCATTTCCTTTCAAAGGAAAATCTTTGGC TGGGATTTTGCCAGCTATTGATGTCATAGGCAACAGTGCTATTGTGGGG ATATTTTACTTCATTGGATTTGGATTGTTCTGCCTTGAATCACTGCTCAGCATTGTTGTTATTCAG CAAGTATACACTTACTTCCGTGGAAGTGGAAAAGCTGCAGAGATGAAACATGAGGCAGCCCGTGGTGCCATGAGAAATGCCTTTTGA